The following proteins are encoded in a genomic region of Musa acuminata AAA Group cultivar baxijiao chromosome BXJ2-11, Cavendish_Baxijiao_AAA, whole genome shotgun sequence:
- the LOC135626672 gene encoding rab GTPase-activating protein 22-like, with protein MLNWSWVESFVMVAAGGSSNERWRPCVALAVTALAGLALAVALVVSSRSGCLTLPWCREKRRHPLTRKEWNNFSRDGKLRGGGIKFLEKVRSGGVDPSIRAEVWPFLLGVYDMNSSGAERNAIREQRRKEYEKLRRRCHQSVDEDDKTSSTDETESSDSQSSTGEPTMANPAAEDFATWQRIIRLDAIRSDAEWIPYSPRQAAVPEAEALRLASAVGLTDYGDMEPCRIYHAARLVAVLEAYALHDPEIGYCQGMSDLLSPILAVMEVDDEAFWCFVGFMKRARHNFRLDQAGIQRQLQVVSKLIKLRDADLYQHLEKLQAEDCAFAYRMVLVALRRELTFEQTLCLWEVMWADQAAVRAGYRRRTRSAPPTDDLLLYAIAACVLQRRKAIMERFNSVAEIQKEFNNIAGQLDIWKLLDDAQDMVAALHDKIE; from the exons ATGTTGAATTGGAGCTGGGTGGAAAGCTTCGTCATGGTGGCGGCGGGCGGCAGCAGCAACGAGCGGTGGCGTCCTTGCGTAGCGCTGGCGGTGACGGCCTTGGCCGGACTCGCATTGGCCGTCGCCCTGGTTGTCTCCTCTCGTAG TGGTTGTCTTACACTACCATGGTGTCGGGAGAAGCGAAGACATCCTCTGACTCGGAAGGAATGGAACAACTTCTCACGCGACGGAAAGCTTCGCGGTGGAGGGATAAAGTTCTTGGAGAAAGTTCGCAGTGGA GGAGTCGATCCAAGCATCAGAGCTGAAGTCTGGCCTTTCCTTCTCGGAGT CTATGACATGAACAGTTCGGGAGCTGAAAGGAATGCCATTCGAGAGCAAAGGAG GAAAGAGTACGAGAAACTAAGGAGGCGGTGTCACCAATCTGTGGATGAAGACGATAAGACTAGCTCTACCGACGAGACGGAATCATCTGACAGCCAATCTTCCACTGGAGAACCAACCATGGCGAATCCAGCAGCTGAGGACTTCGCGACATGGCAACGCATCATCCGCTTGGACGCCATACGATCCGATGCAGAGTGGATTCCCTATTCCCCACGTCAAGCTGCGGTCCCCGAGGCCGAAGCTCTCCGGTTAGCTTCTGCCGTTGGTTTGACGGATTACGGTGACATGGAGCCATGCAGAATCTACCACGCAGCTCGCCTTGTCGCCGTTCTCGAGGCGTACGCGCTCCACGACCCTGAGATCGGCTACTGCCAAGGAATGAGCGATCTCCTGTCTCCCATCCTTGCTGTCATGGAGGTGGACGATGAGGCGTTTTGGTGCTTCGTGGGGTTCATGAAGAGGGCTCGGCACAACTTTAGGCTTGATCAGGCGGGCATCCAAAGGCAACTGCAAGTCGTGTCCAAACTCATCAAGTTGCGTGACGCGGACCTGTACCAGCACCTGGAGAAGCTCCAAGCCGAAGACTGCGCGTTCGCGTACAGGATGGTGCTGGTCGCTCTCCGACGAGAGCTCACCTTCGAGCAGACGCTGTGCCTGTGGGAGGTCATGTGGGCGGATCAGGCAGCGGTTCGGGCAGGTTACCGGAGGAGAACGCGGTCGGCGCCGCCCACCGACGACTTGCTGCTGTATGCCATTGCAGCCTGTGTGCTGCAGAGGAGGAAGGCGATCATGGAGAGGTTCAACAGCGTGGCTGAGATCCAAAAGGAGTTCAACAACATCGCGGGGCAGCTGGATATCTGGAAGCTTTTGGATGATGCACAGGACATGGTGGCCGCCCTCCATGACAAGATCGAATAA